In one Saimiri boliviensis isolate mSaiBol1 chromosome 19, mSaiBol1.pri, whole genome shotgun sequence genomic region, the following are encoded:
- the MLLT11 gene encoding protein AF1q: MRDPVSSQYSSFLFWRMPIPELDLSELEGLGLSDISTYKIKDSSADKMIGQATGAKQEKNPEGDALLEYSTFNFWRAPIASIHSFESDLL, encoded by the coding sequence ATGAGGGACCCTGTGAGCAGCCAGTATAGCTCCTTTCTTTTCTGGAGGATGCCCATCCCAGAACTGGATCTGTCGGAGCTGGAAGGCCTCGGTCTGTCAGATATATCCACGTACAAGATCAAGGACAGCAGCGCTGACAAAATGATCGGGCAAGCAACGGGAGCAAAGCAGGAGAAAAACCCTGAAGGTGATGCCCTCCTTGAGTACAGCACCTTCAACTTCTGGAGAGCTCCCATTGCCAGCATCCACTCCTTCGAATCGGACTTGCTCTAA
- the CDC42SE1 gene encoding CDC42 small effector protein 1 translates to MSEFWHKLGCCVVEKPQPKKKRRRIDRTMIGEPMNFVHLTHIGSGEMGAGDGLAMTGAVQEQMRSKGNRDRPWSNSRGL, encoded by the exons ATGAGTGAATTTTGGCACAAACTGGGCTGCTGTGTGGTGGAGAAACCCCAGCCG aagaagaagagaagacgGATTGACCGGACCATGATTGGGGAACCAATGAATTTTGTCCACCTGACTCACATTGGCTCTGGGGAGATGGGAGCCGGAGATGGACTTGCCATG ACAGGTGCAGTTCAGGAGCAGATGAGATCCAAGGGAAACCGAGATAGGCCATGGAGCAATTCTAGGGGCTTATAG